The Mycobacterium seoulense genome has a window encoding:
- a CDS encoding catalase, whose product MTERFTTTDAGIAAPSDDQSLTIGPDGPILLQDHYLIEQMAQFNRERIPERQPHAKGGGAFGTFEVTNDVSKYTRAAVFQPGTKTDMLARFSTVAGERGSPDTWRDPRGFALKFYTSEGNFDMVGNNTPVFFMRDPLKFQHFIRSQKRLQASNVRDHNMQWDFWTLSPESAHQVTWLMGDRGIPKTWRHMNGYSSHTYSWINASGEIFWVKYHFKTDQGVDFLTQEDADRLAGEDGDYHQRDLYEAIEGGDHPSWTLKMQIMPYEEARNYRFNPFDLTKVWPHGDYPLIDVGKMTLNRNVTDYHTEIEQAAFEPNNTVPGTGLSPDKMLQARGFSYSDAHRARLGTNYRQIPVNEPKVEVNSYSKDGAMRVKNVSDPVYAPNSYGGPHADPARAAEVRWHADGDMVRAAYTLHAEDDDWGQAGTMVRDVLDDAARDRLAHNIIGHVSKGVKEPVLSRVFEYWRNVDPDLGKLVEEGVRGNGG is encoded by the coding sequence ATGACGGAGCGTTTCACCACCACTGACGCCGGCATCGCTGCACCCAGCGACGACCAGTCGTTGACGATCGGGCCCGACGGCCCGATCCTGCTGCAGGACCACTACCTGATCGAGCAGATGGCCCAGTTCAACCGGGAGCGCATCCCGGAGCGTCAGCCGCACGCGAAGGGCGGCGGCGCCTTCGGCACCTTCGAGGTCACCAACGACGTCAGCAAATACACCAGGGCCGCGGTCTTCCAGCCCGGCACCAAGACCGACATGCTGGCCAGGTTCTCCACCGTCGCGGGCGAGCGCGGCAGCCCGGACACCTGGCGCGACCCGCGCGGCTTCGCCCTGAAGTTCTACACCAGCGAAGGCAACTTCGACATGGTCGGTAACAACACGCCGGTCTTCTTCATGCGGGACCCGCTGAAATTCCAGCACTTCATCCGTTCCCAGAAGCGCCTGCAGGCGAGCAACGTCCGCGACCACAACATGCAGTGGGACTTCTGGACCCTGTCGCCGGAGTCCGCCCACCAGGTGACCTGGCTGATGGGTGACCGCGGCATCCCCAAGACCTGGCGGCACATGAACGGCTACAGCAGCCACACCTATAGCTGGATCAACGCGTCCGGCGAGATCTTCTGGGTCAAGTATCACTTCAAGACCGATCAGGGCGTCGACTTCCTGACCCAGGAAGACGCCGACCGGCTGGCCGGGGAGGACGGCGACTACCACCAGCGGGACCTCTACGAGGCGATCGAGGGCGGCGACCACCCCAGCTGGACCCTGAAGATGCAGATCATGCCGTACGAGGAGGCCCGCAACTACCGGTTCAACCCGTTCGACCTGACCAAGGTGTGGCCGCACGGCGACTACCCGTTGATCGACGTCGGCAAGATGACGCTGAACCGCAACGTCACCGATTACCACACCGAAATCGAGCAGGCCGCCTTCGAGCCGAACAACACCGTGCCCGGCACCGGGCTGAGTCCCGACAAGATGCTGCAGGCCCGCGGGTTCTCCTACTCCGACGCGCACCGCGCCCGGCTGGGCACCAACTACCGGCAGATCCCCGTCAACGAACCGAAGGTCGAGGTGAACAGCTACTCCAAGGACGGGGCGATGCGGGTCAAGAACGTCTCCGACCCGGTGTACGCGCCCAACTCCTACGGCGGCCCGCACGCCGACCCGGCCCGGGCCGCCGAGGTGCGCTGGCACGCCGACGGCGACATGGTCCGCGCCGCGTACACGCTGCACGCCGAGGACGACGACTGGGGCCAGGCCGGCACCATGGTTCGCGACGTCCTCGACGACGCGGCTCGGGACCGGTTGGCGCACAACATCATTGGGCACGTATCCAAGGGCGTCAAGGAACCGGTGCTGTCGCGGGTGTTCGAGTACTGGCGCAACGTCGACCCCGACCTCGGCAAGTTGGTCGAGGAGGGCGTGCGGGGCAACGGGGGCTGA
- the egtA gene encoding ergothioneine biosynthesis glutamate--cysteine ligase EgtA, with translation MTFAAITTASSEMADSRAAAHYIAEGCLVDAPLARVGLEVEAHCHDPADPHRRPGWDEIADVLRQLPALPGGSRVTVEPGGAVELSGPPADGVVAAIDAMRRDQSVLRSAFAGAGLGLVFLGADPLRLPKRINPGARYRAMERFFASSRSGAAGAAMMTSTASIQVNLDAGPRAGWADRVRLAHALGPTMIAMAANSPMLRGGFTGWASTRQWVWGQMDSARCGPILGASGDEPGTDWARYALKAPVMLVHTASELTAVERWVPFADWVDGRVLLGDRRPTVADLEYHLTTLFPPVRPRQWLEIRYLDSVPDAFWPVLVFTLVTLLDDPVAAGVAAEAVEPVATAWDTAARLGLRDRRLYAAANKCVAVAAGLAPPGLADSMQRLVDAVERGRCPGDDFSDRVIQHGIAPTVARLARGGL, from the coding sequence ATGACGTTTGCCGCTATCACTACCGCGAGCTCCGAGATGGCCGATTCCAGAGCAGCCGCGCACTACATCGCCGAGGGCTGCCTGGTGGACGCCCCATTGGCCCGGGTTGGTCTGGAGGTGGAAGCCCACTGCCACGACCCGGCCGACCCGCACCGCAGGCCCGGCTGGGACGAGATCGCCGACGTGCTGAGGCAGCTGCCGGCGTTGCCCGGCGGCAGCCGGGTCACGGTGGAGCCCGGCGGTGCGGTGGAGCTGTCCGGTCCGCCGGCCGACGGGGTGGTGGCCGCCATCGACGCGATGCGCCGCGACCAGTCCGTGTTGCGGTCGGCGTTCGCCGGCGCCGGGCTGGGCCTCGTCTTTTTGGGGGCGGACCCGCTGCGCCTGCCCAAGCGCATCAACCCGGGCGCGCGCTACCGCGCCATGGAGCGGTTCTTCGCGTCCAGCCGCTCGGGTGCGGCCGGCGCGGCCATGATGACGTCCACCGCGTCCATTCAGGTCAACCTGGACGCCGGGCCGCGGGCCGGCTGGGCGGACCGGGTACGGCTGGCGCACGCGCTGGGCCCCACCATGATCGCGATGGCCGCGAACTCGCCGATGCTGCGCGGCGGGTTCACCGGCTGGGCCTCGACCCGGCAATGGGTGTGGGGCCAGATGGACTCGGCGCGGTGCGGACCCATCCTGGGCGCCAGCGGCGACGAACCCGGCACCGACTGGGCGCGCTACGCGCTCAAAGCGCCGGTGATGCTGGTGCACACAGCCTCAGAACTCACAGCGGTCGAGCGCTGGGTGCCGTTTGCCGACTGGGTGGACGGCCGGGTGTTGCTCGGTGATCGTCGCCCCACCGTCGCCGATTTGGAATACCACCTGACCACACTGTTTCCCCCGGTGCGCCCCAGGCAGTGGCTGGAGATCCGCTACCTCGACAGCGTGCCGGACGCCTTCTGGCCGGTGCTGGTGTTCACCCTGGTGACCCTGCTCGACGACCCGGTCGCGGCCGGCGTCGCGGCCGAGGCGGTCGAACCGGTGGCCACCGCCTGGGACACCGCGGCCCGGTTGGGGCTGCGCGACCGGCGGCTGTACGCCGCGGCCAACAAGTGCGTCGCCGTCGCCGCCGGACTGGCGCCGCCCGGACTCGCCGATTCGATGCAGCGCCTGGTCGACGCCGTCGAACGGGGCCGATGTCCCGGCGACGACTTCTCCGACCGGGTGATCCAGCACGGCATCGCGCCCACCGTGGCGCGACTGGCGCGAGGGGGGCTGTGA
- a CDS encoding sensor domain-containing protein, with protein MRVRAVAITIGLAMECAAALPVAAAHPSEPGVVNYAVLGKGSVGNIVGGPMGWESVFTQPVRGDWVDVPACNNWADIGLPEVYADPDLASFNGAVTQTSANDQTHFVKQAVGVFATNDAADRAFHRVVDRTVGCSGQTTAMHLDNGVTQVWSFEGGPPGAADANWTKQEAGTDRRCFNQTRLRENVLLQAKVCQSGNAGPAVDVLAGAMQNALGQ; from the coding sequence ATGCGGGTCCGCGCTGTCGCGATCACCATCGGCCTGGCCATGGAGTGCGCGGCCGCCCTACCGGTTGCGGCCGCGCACCCGTCGGAACCCGGGGTGGTGAACTACGCGGTCCTGGGTAAAGGGTCGGTCGGCAACATCGTGGGCGGACCCATGGGCTGGGAGTCGGTGTTCACCCAGCCGGTGCGGGGTGACTGGGTGGACGTTCCGGCGTGCAACAACTGGGCCGACATCGGATTGCCCGAGGTGTACGCCGACCCGGACCTGGCGTCGTTCAACGGCGCCGTCACCCAGACGTCGGCCAACGACCAGACCCACTTCGTCAAGCAGGCGGTCGGGGTGTTTGCCACCAACGACGCCGCCGACCGCGCGTTCCATCGCGTGGTGGACCGCACGGTGGGCTGCTCCGGCCAGACCACCGCGATGCACCTGGACAACGGCGTGACTCAGGTGTGGTCGTTCGAGGGGGGGCCACCCGGCGCCGCCGACGCGAACTGGACCAAGCAAGAGGCCGGCACCGATCGGCGGTGTTTCAATCAAACCAGGCTGCGCGAAAATGTGTTGCTGCAGGCCAAGGTCTGCCAGTCTGGCAACGCCGGGCCGGCGGTCGACGTGCTGGCCGGCGCGATGCAGAACGCGCTCGGTCAGTGA
- the leuA gene encoding 2-isopropylmalate synthase, with amino-acid sequence MRRSEVPSDTPGATTVTSNPDAYTSTRSIVKPAGPPRPGQPAWNPQRGSAMPVNRYRSFADEVEPVLLPDRTWPDRVIDRAPLWCAVDLRDGNQALIDPMSPARKRRMFDLLVRMGYKEIEVGFPSASQTDFDFVREIITDGAIPDDVTIQVLTQCRPELIERTFVACEGAPRAIVHFYNSTSILQRRVVFRADRAAVLAIATDGARKCVEEAAKYPGTQWRFEYSPESYTGTELEYARQVCDAVGEIIAPTPDNPIIFNLPATVEMATPNVYADSIEWMSRNLANRESVILSLHPHNDRGTAVAAAELGFAAGADRIEGCLFGNGERTGNVCLVTLGLNLFSRGVDPQIDFSNIDEIRRTVEYCNQLPVHERHPYGGDLVYTAFSGSHQDAINKGLDQMKIDADAADADVEDMLWQVPYLPIDPKDVGRTYEAVIRVNSQSGKGGVAYIMKSDHGLALPRRLQIEFSQAIQQITEGEGGEVSPKEMWDAFYEEYLAPVWPLERMKQRVEASEEDSGSTTIAATVKVNGVETEISGAGNGPLAAFVHALGEVGFDVAVLDYSEHAMSAGDDAQAAAYVEASVAVPIASAAEPGEAGRHATSERRTVWGVGIAPSITTASLRAVVSAVNRAAR; translated from the coding sequence ATGCGCCGGTCTGAGGTTCCTTCTGACACCCCCGGAGCAACTACCGTGACTTCCAACCCCGACGCCTATACGTCAACACGTTCGATCGTCAAACCCGCGGGCCCGCCACGGCCCGGCCAGCCCGCGTGGAACCCGCAGCGGGGCTCGGCGATGCCGGTCAACCGGTACCGGTCCTTCGCCGACGAGGTCGAGCCCGTCCTGCTGCCCGACCGCACCTGGCCCGACCGCGTCATCGATCGCGCTCCGCTGTGGTGCGCGGTGGACCTGCGCGACGGCAACCAGGCGCTGATCGACCCGATGAGCCCGGCCCGCAAGCGCCGCATGTTCGACCTGCTGGTCCGCATGGGCTACAAGGAGATCGAGGTCGGCTTCCCGTCGGCCAGCCAGACCGACTTCGACTTCGTCCGCGAGATCATCACCGACGGCGCCATCCCCGACGACGTCACCATCCAGGTGCTGACCCAGTGCCGGCCCGAACTCATCGAGCGCACCTTCGTCGCGTGCGAGGGCGCGCCGCGGGCCATCGTGCACTTCTACAACTCGACGTCAATCCTGCAGCGCCGCGTGGTTTTTCGCGCCGACCGGGCCGCGGTGCTGGCCATCGCCACCGACGGCGCCCGCAAGTGCGTCGAGGAGGCCGCCAAATACCCTGGCACACAATGGCGTTTCGAGTACTCGCCGGAGTCCTACACCGGAACAGAGCTGGAGTACGCCCGGCAGGTGTGCGACGCCGTGGGCGAGATCATCGCGCCGACCCCGGACAACCCGATCATCTTCAACCTGCCCGCCACCGTGGAGATGGCCACCCCCAACGTCTATGCCGACTCGATCGAGTGGATGAGCCGTAACCTGGCCAACCGCGAATCGGTCATCCTGAGCCTGCATCCGCACAACGACCGCGGGACCGCAGTCGCCGCAGCCGAATTGGGCTTCGCCGCCGGCGCCGACCGGATCGAGGGCTGCCTGTTCGGCAACGGCGAGCGCACCGGCAACGTGTGCCTGGTGACGCTGGGGCTCAACCTGTTCTCCCGCGGCGTGGACCCCCAGATCGACTTCTCCAACATCGACGAGATCCGTCGCACCGTGGAGTACTGCAACCAGCTGCCGGTACACGAGCGCCACCCCTACGGCGGGGACCTGGTCTACACCGCGTTCTCCGGCAGCCACCAGGACGCCATCAACAAGGGCCTGGACCAGATGAAGATCGACGCCGACGCCGCGGACGCCGACGTCGAGGACATGCTCTGGCAGGTGCCGTACCTGCCGATCGACCCCAAGGACGTCGGGCGCACCTACGAGGCGGTGATCCGGGTCAACTCGCAGTCCGGCAAGGGCGGGGTGGCCTACATCATGAAGTCCGACCACGGCCTGGCCCTGCCGCGGCGGCTGCAGATCGAGTTCTCCCAGGCGATCCAGCAGATCACCGAGGGTGAGGGCGGGGAGGTCTCCCCCAAGGAGATGTGGGACGCGTTCTACGAGGAGTACCTGGCCCCGGTCTGGCCGCTGGAGCGGATGAAGCAGCGGGTCGAGGCCTCGGAGGAAGACAGCGGCAGCACCACGATCGCGGCGACCGTCAAGGTCAACGGGGTCGAGACCGAGATCAGCGGCGCGGGCAACGGCCCCCTGGCGGCGTTCGTCCACGCGCTGGGTGAGGTGGGGTTCGACGTCGCGGTCCTCGACTACTCCGAGCACGCGATGAGCGCCGGCGACGACGCGCAGGCCGCGGCCTACGTGGAGGCGTCGGTTGCCGTGCCGATCGCGAGCGCGGCGGAGCCGGGCGAAGCGGGTCGGCACGCGACCAGCGAGCGCCGCACGGTGTGGGGTGTCGGCATCGCGCCGTCGATCACCACCGCGTCGCTGCGGGCCGTGGTGTCGGCGGTCAACCGCGCGGCGCGTTAG
- a CDS encoding glycoside hydrolase family 6 protein: MMSSAAGAVARWIAPLLTVAAVGLLAGPPQAGPPPAVRLADDANPLAGMPFYVNPNSAAMRAAQHADPASPELTAIANTPQAYWIVPGSSAATVAKYTGDAQAAGAIPVLAVYGIPHRDCGSFAAGGFATADDYRAWISGIANDVGGARTAIILEPDALAMADCLSADQRQERYDLIRYAVDTLTRNPATAVYIDAGHLRWHSPEDMAARLNAVGVGHARGFSVNTANFYTTADEIGYGEAISGLTNGSHYVIDTSRNGVGPAPDSRLNWCNPSGRALGTPPTTATAGAHADAYLWIKRPGESDGTCDNGDPPAGTFVSQYAIDLAHNSGH; encoded by the coding sequence GTGATGTCTTCAGCTGCTGGTGCAGTCGCGCGGTGGATCGCCCCCCTGCTCACGGTCGCCGCCGTGGGTCTGCTTGCCGGCCCGCCGCAGGCCGGTCCCCCGCCGGCGGTGCGCCTGGCCGACGATGCGAACCCGTTGGCCGGCATGCCCTTCTACGTCAACCCCAACTCGGCGGCCATGCGCGCGGCGCAGCATGCCGATCCTGCAAGTCCGGAGTTGACCGCGATCGCCAACACGCCGCAGGCGTATTGGATCGTCCCGGGCTCGTCCGCGGCCACGGTCGCGAAGTACACCGGCGACGCGCAGGCCGCCGGCGCCATCCCGGTGCTGGCGGTCTACGGAATCCCCCACCGCGACTGTGGCAGCTTCGCCGCGGGCGGCTTCGCGACGGCCGACGACTACCGCGCGTGGATCAGCGGCATCGCCAATGACGTGGGCGGTGCGCGGACGGCGATCATCCTCGAACCCGACGCCCTCGCCATGGCCGACTGCCTGTCCGCCGACCAGCGCCAGGAACGCTACGACCTGATCCGCTACGCCGTCGACACCCTGACGCGCAATCCGGCCACGGCCGTGTACATCGACGCCGGCCACCTGCGCTGGCACAGCCCCGAGGACATGGCCGCCCGGCTCAACGCGGTCGGGGTCGGGCACGCGCGGGGTTTCAGCGTCAACACCGCGAACTTCTACACCACCGCGGACGAAATCGGTTACGGCGAAGCGATTTCGGGGCTGACGAACGGTTCGCACTACGTGATCGACACGTCGCGCAATGGCGTCGGGCCGGCGCCCGACTCCCGGCTCAACTGGTGCAACCCCAGCGGCCGGGCGCTCGGCACCCCGCCCACCACGGCCACCGCGGGCGCGCACGCCGACGCCTATCTGTGGATCAAACGTCCCGGCGAATCCGACGGAACGTGCGACAACGGCGATCCGCCGGCGGGCACCTTCGTGAGTCAGTACGCGATCGATCTGGCCCACAACTCGGGCCACTGA
- a CDS encoding DUF4185 domain-containing protein: protein MNTAHTRLVARCSLALTLFAPQCFWLAHADPPAPVPEPIVGPLAPGQVLRLGPTAGTGTPTGDYGIGATDLCEFVEFPTELLQVCGDSFAGQGVGFGGWYAPVALHVDTASIDDPAGVRYTGVTGISNPLLADPTPPGASQLPAGVVQINRRNYLMVTTTKNLEPQSSRLVTAEPARAGWQTIAGSRRPASYQGGSQTQISGYYDPIPKPDSPTGWVYIVADSFTRRDPVVLYRATPQAFTDRSRWQGWAAGPHGGWGKSPTPLWPDAVGEMSIRQIDGKAVLSYFNAVTGNMEVRVADDPTGLGDAPVTTVVQHDEWPEPAESLPPPYDNRLAQPYGGYISPGSTLDELRIFVSQWDTRARVAAPYRVIQFAVNPFKP from the coding sequence GTGAACACCGCCCACACTCGACTGGTCGCGCGGTGCTCGCTTGCATTGACTCTGTTTGCGCCGCAATGCTTTTGGCTTGCGCACGCCGACCCGCCCGCTCCGGTGCCCGAGCCGATCGTGGGTCCGCTGGCGCCCGGTCAGGTGTTGCGGCTCGGGCCCACGGCCGGCACGGGCACCCCCACCGGGGACTACGGCATCGGCGCGACCGACCTCTGTGAGTTCGTTGAATTCCCCACCGAGCTGTTGCAGGTCTGCGGCGACAGCTTCGCCGGCCAGGGCGTCGGGTTCGGCGGCTGGTACGCGCCGGTCGCGTTGCACGTGGACACCGCGTCGATCGACGACCCGGCCGGGGTGCGCTACACGGGCGTCACCGGCATCAGCAACCCGCTGCTGGCCGATCCCACCCCGCCGGGCGCCTCGCAGCTGCCCGCCGGGGTGGTGCAGATCAACCGGCGCAACTACCTGATGGTGACGACGACGAAGAACCTGGAGCCGCAGAGCTCACGGCTGGTGACGGCCGAGCCCGCGCGGGCGGGGTGGCAGACCATCGCCGGGTCGCGGCGACCCGCCTCCTATCAGGGCGGGTCCCAGACGCAGATCAGCGGCTACTACGACCCGATCCCGAAGCCGGACTCGCCCACCGGGTGGGTGTACATCGTGGCCGACAGCTTCACCCGCAGGGACCCCGTCGTGCTGTATCGGGCGACCCCGCAAGCGTTTACCGACCGGTCCCGGTGGCAGGGCTGGGCGGCCGGCCCGCACGGTGGCTGGGGCAAGTCCCCCACCCCGCTGTGGCCGGACGCCGTCGGCGAGATGAGCATTCGGCAAATCGACGGCAAGGCCGTGCTGTCGTATTTCAACGCGGTCACCGGCAACATGGAGGTCCGCGTCGCCGACGACCCGACCGGCCTGGGCGACGCGCCGGTGACCACGGTGGTGCAGCACGACGAGTGGCCGGAGCCCGCGGAGAGCCTGCCGCCGCCGTATGACAACCGGCTCGCGCAACCGTACGGCGGATACATTTCGCCCGGCTCCACCCTCGACGAGCTGCGAATCTTCGTGAGCCAGTGGGACACCCGGGCCCGGGTCGCGGCGCCCTACCGGGTGATCCAGTTCGCGGTGAACCCGTTCAAGCCGTGA
- a CDS encoding aspartate-semialdehyde dehydrogenase has product MVAIGVVGATGQVGQVMRRLLDERDFPATSVRFFASSRSQGRKLEFRGQEIEVEDAATADPTGLDIALFSAGKTMSLVQAPRFAAAGVTVIDNSSAWRKDPDVPLVVSEVNFDRDVRGAGALPKGIIANPNCTTMAAMPVLKVLHDEAELVRLVVSSYQAVSGSGLAGVEELATQARAVIDDAEQLVHDGSAVEFPEPKTYVAPIAFNVVPLAGSLVDDGSGETDEDQKLRHESRKILGIPELAVSGTCVRVPVFTGHSLSINAEFARPLSPERARALLDGAPGVKVVDVPTPLAAAGVDESLVGRIRHDPGVPDGRGLALFVSGDNLRKGAALNTIQIAELLAAQL; this is encoded by the coding sequence ATGGTTGCCATAGGTGTAGTGGGCGCCACCGGCCAGGTGGGCCAGGTGATGCGCAGGTTGCTCGACGAGCGGGACTTCCCCGCGACCTCGGTGCGGTTTTTCGCGTCGTCGCGCTCGCAGGGGCGCAAGCTGGAATTCCGCGGCCAGGAGATCGAGGTCGAGGACGCCGCGACCGCGGACCCGACCGGGCTGGACATCGCGCTGTTCTCCGCGGGCAAGACGATGTCGCTGGTGCAGGCGCCGCGGTTCGCCGCGGCCGGGGTGACGGTGATCGACAACTCGTCGGCGTGGCGCAAGGACCCCGACGTGCCGCTGGTGGTGTCCGAGGTGAACTTCGACAGGGATGTTCGGGGCGCCGGCGCCCTGCCGAAGGGCATCATCGCCAACCCGAACTGCACCACGATGGCCGCGATGCCGGTGCTCAAGGTGCTGCACGACGAGGCCGAGCTGGTGCGCCTGGTGGTCTCGAGCTATCAGGCGGTGTCCGGCAGCGGGCTGGCCGGGGTCGAGGAGCTGGCGACCCAGGCGCGCGCGGTCATCGACGACGCCGAGCAGTTGGTGCACGACGGCTCCGCGGTCGAGTTTCCCGAGCCCAAGACCTACGTCGCGCCGATCGCCTTCAACGTGGTGCCGCTGGCCGGCTCGCTGGTGGACGACGGCTCCGGCGAGACCGACGAGGACCAGAAGCTGCGGCACGAGAGCCGCAAGATCCTGGGCATCCCCGAGTTGGCCGTCAGCGGAACCTGCGTGCGGGTGCCGGTGTTCACCGGGCACTCGCTGTCGATCAACGCCGAATTCGCCCGGCCGCTGTCGCCCGAGCGGGCCCGGGCGCTGCTCGACGGCGCGCCGGGCGTCAAGGTGGTCGACGTGCCTACCCCGTTGGCGGCCGCCGGCGTCGACGAGTCGCTGGTCGGCCGCATCCGGCACGATCCGGGCGTGCCCGACGGGCGCGGCCTGGCGCTGTTCGTGTCGGGCGACAACCTGCGCAAGGGCGCGGCGCTGAACACCATCCAGATCGCCGAGCTGCTGGCCGCCCAGCTGTGA
- a CDS encoding aspartate kinase, with translation MALVVQKYGGSSVADADRIRRVAERIVATKKQGNDVVVVVSAMGDTTDDLMDLAQQVCPAPPPRELDMLLTAGERISNALVAMAIESLGAQARSFTGSQAGVITTGTHGNAKIIEVTPGRLRDALDEGRIVLVAGFQGVSQDTRDVTTLGRGGSDTTAVALAAALHADVCEIYTDVDGIFSADPRIVHNARRLDTVTFEEMLEMAACGAKVLMLRCVEYARRYNIPVHVRSSYSDRPGTIVKGSIKDIAMEDPILTGVAHDRSEAKVTIVGIPDIPGYAARVFRAVADADVNIDMVLQNVSKVEDGKTDITFTCSRDSGPTAVATLDALKDEIGFTQLLYDDHIGKVSLIGAGMRSHPGVTATFCEALAEVGVNIELISTSEIRISVLCRDTELDKAVVALHEAFGLGGEESATVYAGTGR, from the coding sequence GTGGCGCTCGTCGTGCAGAAGTACGGCGGATCCTCGGTGGCCGACGCCGACCGGATCCGCCGGGTGGCCGAGCGCATCGTCGCGACCAAGAAGCAGGGGAACGACGTCGTCGTCGTGGTCTCCGCGATGGGCGACACCACCGACGACCTGATGGACCTGGCCCAGCAGGTGTGCCCGGCCCCGCCGCCGCGGGAGCTCGACATGCTGCTGACCGCCGGCGAGCGCATCTCCAACGCGCTGGTGGCCATGGCGATCGAATCGCTGGGCGCGCAGGCGCGCTCGTTCACCGGTTCGCAGGCCGGCGTCATCACCACCGGCACCCACGGCAACGCGAAGATCATCGAGGTGACGCCGGGACGGCTGCGGGACGCGCTCGACGAGGGGCGCATCGTGCTGGTCGCCGGGTTCCAGGGCGTGAGCCAGGACACCCGCGACGTCACCACGCTCGGCCGCGGCGGCTCGGACACCACGGCCGTCGCGCTGGCCGCCGCGCTGCACGCCGACGTCTGCGAGATCTACACCGACGTGGACGGCATCTTCAGCGCCGACCCGCGCATCGTGCACAACGCCCGACGGTTGGACACGGTGACGTTCGAGGAGATGCTCGAGATGGCGGCCTGCGGCGCCAAGGTGCTGATGTTGCGCTGCGTCGAATACGCTCGCCGCTACAACATTCCGGTGCACGTCCGCTCGTCGTACTCGGACAGGCCGGGCACCATCGTCAAGGGATCGATCAAGGACATCGCCATGGAAGACCCCATCCTGACCGGAGTCGCGCACGACCGCAGCGAGGCAAAGGTGACCATCGTCGGGATACCCGACATCCCGGGGTATGCGGCCCGCGTGTTCCGGGCCGTCGCCGACGCCGACGTGAACATCGACATGGTGCTGCAGAACGTCTCCAAGGTCGAGGACGGCAAGACCGACATCACCTTCACCTGCTCGCGCGACAGCGGACCCACGGCGGTGGCCACGCTGGACGCGCTCAAGGACGAGATCGGGTTCACCCAGCTGCTCTACGACGACCACATCGGCAAGGTGTCGCTGATCGGCGCGGGCATGCGCAGCCACCCCGGCGTCACCGCGACCTTCTGCGAGGCGCTGGCGGAGGTCGGCGTCAACATCGAACTGATCTCCACCTCCGAGATCCGCATCTCGGTGCTGTGCCGCGACACCGAACTAGACAAGGCCGTCGTGGCGTTGCACGAGGCGTTCGGGCTCGGCGGCGAGGAGTCGGCCACGGTGTATGCGGGGACGGGCAGATAG